One Kineosporia corallincola DNA window includes the following coding sequences:
- a CDS encoding 3-oxoacyl-ACP synthase III family protein encodes MSTGHAIPDGVISSAEVEDTVTARSQNFAMPSGLVERLTGVRERRHAVPGTTSSDLASQAGLAALANADVDPLSVDLLIYSSASHDVSEPATSAIVQHKMGARNATFADIKNACNSFLNGLDFAAASIATGRARRVLVVAGEVLSPTVNWQIDSSADLRKKLAALTLGDAGAAVLLEASDEENTGLLPGRFVSDGSQWELSTVLAGGNLMPHDNSRYFFECDSSALQSLAVEHIPPLIEKTIAELGWNLDEVKRIFPHQVSKGVTEALCAAIDYPRDQVSVTLDRFGNNAAASIPLSLSLASEQGLLTKGDKILLVCGAAGFTAGVLPVIW; translated from the coding sequence GTGAGCACCGGTCACGCGATACCGGACGGCGTCATCAGCTCGGCCGAGGTCGAAGATACCGTTACGGCCCGCAGTCAGAACTTCGCCATGCCCAGCGGGCTGGTGGAGCGACTCACCGGGGTCCGTGAGCGGCGTCACGCGGTGCCCGGCACCACCTCGTCCGACCTCGCCTCGCAGGCCGGCCTGGCCGCACTGGCCAACGCCGACGTCGACCCGCTCTCGGTCGACCTGCTGATCTACTCCTCGGCGTCGCACGACGTGTCCGAGCCCGCCACCTCGGCCATCGTGCAGCACAAGATGGGCGCGCGGAACGCCACGTTCGCCGACATCAAGAACGCCTGCAACAGCTTCCTCAACGGCCTGGACTTCGCCGCCGCCTCGATCGCCACCGGGCGCGCCCGGCGCGTGCTGGTCGTCGCCGGCGAGGTGCTCTCCCCCACCGTCAACTGGCAGATCGACAGCTCGGCCGACCTGCGCAAGAAGCTGGCCGCGCTGACCCTGGGCGACGCCGGTGCCGCGGTGCTGCTGGAGGCCTCCGACGAGGAGAACACCGGGCTGCTGCCCGGCCGCTTCGTCTCCGACGGCTCCCAGTGGGAGCTGTCCACCGTGCTGGCCGGCGGCAACCTGATGCCGCACGACAACTCGCGCTACTTCTTCGAGTGCGACAGCTCGGCCCTCCAGAGCCTGGCCGTCGAGCACATCCCGCCGCTGATCGAGAAGACGATCGCGGAGCTGGGCTGGAACCTCGACGAGGTGAAGCGGATCTTCCCGCACCAGGTGTCCAAGGGCGTCACCGAGGCGCTCTGCGCGGCCATCGACTACCCGCGCGACCAGGTGTCGGTGACGCTGGACCGGTTCGGCAACAACGCCGCCGCCAGCATCCCGCTGTCGCTGTCGCTGGCCTCCGAGCAGGGACTGCTGACCAAGGGCGACAAGATCCTGCTGGTCTGCGGCGCGGCCGGGTTCACGGCCGGCGTGCTCCCGGTGATCTGGTGA
- a CDS encoding NmrA/HSCARG family protein, which translates to MPVSQGGNTGTVAVIGATGQQGGAVARHLLARGAAVRALVRDPGSERAVRVRNQGASVVRADLADPASLVSALRGADTLFAMTTFAEDGPAGEVRQGRAIGDAAREAGVSHVVYSSVGGADRATGIPHFESKWAIEEHLREAGLNLTVIRPVFFMDNLRGAARPEPGGDERVFRFPLAPGVPLQMISVEDIGAIGATAVLLPDSIPGGQLEIAADQLTPEQIAEAFSERTGQKTRFEAVDIAGITDDDQRAMFEWFTQVPAYRGDFTRTSALRQSPLRFADYLRTL; encoded by the coding sequence ATGCCGGTTTCGCAGGGAGGCAACACCGGAACAGTGGCCGTGATCGGGGCCACCGGGCAGCAGGGAGGCGCAGTCGCCCGTCATCTGCTCGCCAGAGGGGCCGCCGTGCGCGCCCTCGTCCGCGACCCCGGCAGCGAGAGAGCCGTAAGAGTCCGGAACCAGGGCGCTTCCGTGGTGCGGGCAGACCTGGCGGACCCGGCGTCGCTGGTCTCCGCACTCCGGGGTGCCGACACGCTGTTCGCGATGACCACGTTCGCCGAGGACGGCCCGGCCGGCGAGGTGCGTCAGGGCCGCGCCATCGGTGACGCGGCCCGCGAGGCCGGGGTGTCGCACGTGGTCTACAGCTCGGTCGGCGGTGCCGACCGGGCCACCGGCATCCCGCATTTCGAGAGCAAGTGGGCAATCGAGGAACACCTGCGCGAGGCCGGCCTGAACCTGACCGTGATCCGGCCGGTGTTCTTCATGGACAACCTGCGGGGTGCAGCCCGGCCCGAACCGGGCGGCGACGAGCGGGTGTTCCGGTTCCCGTTGGCGCCGGGCGTGCCGTTGCAGATGATCTCGGTCGAAGACATCGGGGCGATCGGGGCCACCGCCGTGCTGCTGCCCGACTCGATCCCCGGCGGGCAGCTGGAGATCGCGGCCGACCAGCTCACCCCGGAGCAGATCGCCGAGGCGTTCTCCGAACGCACGGGCCAGAAGACCCGTTTCGAGGCCGTCGACATCGCCGGCATCACGGACGACGACCAGCGGGCGATGTTCGAGTGGTTCACCCAGGTGCCCGCCTACCGCGGCGACTTCACCAGAACCTCCGCGCTGAGGCAGTCGCCGCTGCGCTTCGCGGACTACCTGCGCACGTTGTGA
- a CDS encoding RidA family protein codes for MNLPGPIGPNARADQLEHPVPDYANPPYGARYGKTIKAFHRTGSHLVLGGMTPEDRDGTVLHPGRLGDNLTVEQGYAAARKAAINCLGMIRLATGSLDHVLGPVSALGFVAATPDFDRHHEVGEGVSDVLAEVFGEHGAVTRANVGVTGLARGNCFEVVLTVELKPHARRSI; via the coding sequence ATGAACCTCCCTGGCCCGATCGGCCCGAACGCCCGCGCCGACCAGCTCGAGCATCCCGTGCCGGACTACGCGAACCCGCCCTACGGGGCCCGGTACGGCAAGACCATCAAGGCTTTCCACCGCACCGGATCGCACCTGGTGCTCGGTGGCATGACACCGGAGGACCGGGACGGGACCGTGCTGCACCCCGGGCGTCTCGGCGACAACCTGACGGTCGAGCAGGGCTACGCCGCGGCCCGCAAGGCGGCGATCAACTGCCTGGGCATGATCCGCCTGGCCACCGGATCGCTCGACCACGTGCTGGGCCCGGTCTCCGCGCTCGGGTTCGTGGCCGCCACCCCGGACTTCGACCGGCACCACGAGGTCGGCGAGGGCGTCTCCGACGTGCTGGCCGAGGTGTTCGGCGAGCACGGTGCCGTCACCCGGGCGAATGTCGGCGTGACCGGCCTGGCCCGCGGCAACTGCTTCGAGGTGGTGCTGACGGTCGAGCTGAAACCGCATGCGCGCAGGTCGATCTGA
- a CDS encoding neutral zinc metallopeptidase: protein MSVFRRVGCLVSAALLLAACGGSDPASAPADEFDSDVTDARSSVESYWTSFFESQGGQFVPVEDLFAYDEPSDGECGGEPFVLNNAFFCPSGNFIAYDVNFVEGQYDTIGDAFVYYLIGHEYAHAVQDSLGITHQLTIQHELQADCMAGAYLGDSVRGEALLLEDGDLDELLGSLASVGDQPDVPWFAEGAHGSGAQRTEAFQQGSRGTSSGASSLGTCL from the coding sequence ATGAGCGTCTTTCGTCGCGTCGGCTGCCTGGTGTCCGCCGCCCTGCTCCTGGCCGCGTGCGGCGGCAGCGACCCCGCCTCCGCCCCGGCCGACGAGTTCGACAGCGACGTCACCGACGCCCGCAGCAGCGTCGAGAGTTACTGGACGTCGTTCTTCGAGTCGCAGGGCGGGCAGTTCGTGCCGGTGGAAGACCTGTTCGCCTACGACGAGCCGTCCGACGGCGAGTGCGGCGGCGAGCCGTTCGTGCTGAACAACGCCTTCTTCTGTCCCAGCGGCAATTTCATCGCCTATGACGTGAATTTCGTCGAAGGGCAGTACGACACGATCGGCGACGCCTTCGTCTACTACCTGATCGGGCACGAATATGCCCACGCCGTGCAGGATTCGCTGGGCATCACGCACCAGCTCACCATCCAGCACGAGCTCCAGGCCGACTGCATGGCCGGTGCCTACCTGGGCGACTCGGTGCGCGGCGAGGCGCTCCTGCTCGAAGACGGCGACCTCGACGAGCTGCTCGGTTCGCTGGCTTCGGTGGGCGACCAGCCCGACGTGCCGTGGTTCGCCGAGGGCGCCCACGGCAGCGGCGCCCAGCGCACCGAGGCGTTCCAGCAGGGCAGCCGGGGGACGTCGTCCGGCGCGAGCTCCCTGGGTACCTGCCTCTGA
- a CDS encoding DMT family transporter, translated as MEANTRRVALTALAPVAWGATYYVTRHTLPADHPFYGGALRALPAGLLLLLITRQLPRGSWWWRSLVLGTINFGAFFTLVYVAAQLLPASVASTLMATSSVTMMLVAWPLLAERPQVLALAGAVVGIAGVAVMLLGDSAGVDYRGVLAGLAAMMLSAVGHILTTRWSPRQNILALTSWQLIAGGLLILPVAIALEGAPPAITAQRLAGYGYVTFVATAFAFVVWFHGLRALSAGTVGLIGLLNPVSGVLLGVLAGSEPFGPRQFAGLVLVFAGILLGQPVARRLLDAPGSRSRPVPAGR; from the coding sequence ATGGAAGCTAATACGCGCAGGGTCGCGCTCACCGCCCTGGCACCCGTCGCCTGGGGCGCCACCTATTACGTCACCCGGCACACCCTGCCCGCCGACCACCCGTTCTACGGCGGCGCCCTGCGCGCCCTGCCGGCCGGGCTGCTCCTGCTGCTGATCACCCGGCAGTTGCCCCGGGGCTCGTGGTGGTGGCGGTCGCTGGTGCTCGGCACGATCAACTTCGGCGCCTTCTTCACCCTGGTCTACGTTGCCGCGCAGCTGCTTCCGGCCAGCGTCGCGTCCACCCTGATGGCCACGTCGTCGGTGACGATGATGCTGGTGGCCTGGCCGCTGCTGGCCGAGCGCCCGCAGGTGCTCGCCCTGGCCGGGGCGGTGGTGGGCATCGCCGGGGTGGCGGTCATGCTGCTCGGCGACTCCGCCGGGGTGGACTACCGCGGCGTGCTGGCCGGCCTGGCCGCCATGATGCTCTCGGCCGTCGGGCACATCCTCACCACCCGCTGGAGCCCACGGCAGAACATCCTCGCCCTGACCTCGTGGCAGCTGATCGCCGGCGGCCTGCTGATCCTGCCGGTCGCGATCGCCCTGGAGGGCGCACCCCCGGCCATCACCGCGCAACGGCTCGCCGGGTACGGCTACGTCACCTTCGTGGCCACGGCCTTCGCCTTCGTGGTCTGGTTCCACGGCCTGCGCGCCCTCAGCGCCGGGACCGTCGGCCTGATCGGCCTGCTCAACCCGGTGTCCGGCGTGCTGCTCGGCGTGCTGGCCGGTTCGGAACCGTTCGGCCCGCGGCAGTTCGCGGGCCTGGTGCTGGTCTTCGCCGGCATCCTGCTCGGGCAGCCGGTGGCCCGGCGACTGCTCGACGCGCCCGGCTCCCGCTCGCGACCGGTGCCGGCAGGCCGCTGA
- a CDS encoding MarR family winged helix-turn-helix transcriptional regulator: MDHVDRVQAEWARERPDLDSGPVGVIGRLHRLANALTLELVRVYREHGLGEAEFDVLAALRRAGAPYERTPGELAQSTMVTTGAMTKRLDRMVEAGFVTRRASEVDGRGRVVALTAHGRGVIDRAYEDHLANEQRLLAHFTPEERKALEALLTGWLRRFEG; the protein is encoded by the coding sequence ATGGACCACGTCGACAGGGTTCAGGCCGAATGGGCCCGCGAACGTCCCGATCTGGACTCCGGCCCGGTCGGGGTGATCGGCCGCCTGCACCGGCTGGCCAACGCCCTGACTCTCGAACTGGTCAGGGTCTACCGAGAACACGGGCTGGGCGAGGCCGAGTTCGACGTGCTGGCCGCGCTGCGCCGCGCCGGGGCGCCGTACGAGAGGACGCCCGGTGAACTCGCGCAGTCGACCATGGTCACCACCGGCGCCATGACCAAGCGCCTGGACCGGATGGTCGAGGCCGGGTTCGTCACCCGCCGGGCCAGCGAGGTGGACGGCCGCGGCCGGGTGGTCGCCCTCACCGCCCACGGTCGTGGTGTGATCGACCGGGCCTACGAAGACCATCTTGCCAACGAGCAGCGGCTGCTCGCGCACTTCACGCCGGAGGAACGAAAAGCCCTCGAAGCGCTGCTCACCGGGTGGCTGCGGCGCTTCGAGGGCTGA
- a CDS encoding sulfatase family protein, producing the protein MLKKRVATLGAALMLALTACSSATAADNDTAAPQATGTSTGTAAKATSSSEKPNIVFVLVDDMDSGLLKYLPSVQQMQEEGTSFSDYYVSNSLCCASRSTIFTGMYPHNTGIFTNTVETGGGYVVFKGQGLDQDTFATDLQGAGYQTAIMGKFLNEYQPGSPKKPTTTNPVGWDEWALSASGYNGFNYNLNENGEVTHYGKAEDDYLTDVISAKGQDFIKRSAGSDEPFFLEMSVFTPHKPAVPAPRHAELYPNLKAPRTATYDKKNKNPATWMANQKISKASAKTMDEEYRRRAQTLASVDEMITALRAQLTASGVADNTYIVFSSDNGYHMGEHKLVSGKMTAFDTDINVPLVVLGPDVPAGRTTDAMASNIDLRPTFTDMANTTSPSHIDGQSLVPLWSGGSTPVTDRKQLLVEHKGIGLDDNDPDQGIFRSPIPPDYAAIRSKDFLYVKYNSGDREYYDLKKDPNETDNIAGSLSAKRIKQLDATVHKLRACSGQKSCSKAEALG; encoded by the coding sequence GTGCTGAAGAAACGGGTGGCCACTCTGGGCGCCGCCCTGATGCTGGCCCTGACCGCTTGTTCCTCAGCCACCGCCGCAGACAACGACACCGCCGCGCCACAGGCCACCGGCACGAGCACCGGCACCGCCGCGAAGGCCACCTCGAGCAGCGAGAAGCCGAACATCGTGTTCGTCCTGGTCGACGACATGGACAGCGGCCTGCTGAAATATCTGCCCTCGGTGCAGCAGATGCAGGAAGAGGGCACCAGCTTCAGCGACTACTACGTCAGCAACTCGCTGTGCTGCGCCTCCCGCTCCACCATCTTCACCGGCATGTACCCGCACAACACCGGCATCTTCACCAACACCGTGGAGACCGGCGGCGGCTACGTGGTGTTCAAGGGCCAGGGCCTCGACCAGGACACCTTCGCCACCGACCTCCAGGGCGCCGGCTACCAGACGGCGATCATGGGCAAGTTCCTCAACGAGTACCAGCCCGGCAGCCCGAAGAAGCCGACCACCACCAACCCGGTGGGCTGGGACGAGTGGGCGCTGAGCGCGAGCGGCTACAACGGCTTCAACTACAACCTCAACGAGAACGGTGAGGTCACGCACTACGGCAAGGCCGAAGACGACTACCTGACCGACGTCATCTCGGCCAAGGGCCAGGACTTCATCAAGCGCTCGGCCGGCAGCGACGAGCCGTTCTTCCTGGAGATGTCGGTGTTCACGCCGCACAAGCCGGCCGTGCCCGCGCCGCGTCACGCCGAGCTCTACCCGAACCTGAAGGCGCCGCGCACCGCCACGTACGACAAGAAGAACAAGAACCCGGCCACCTGGATGGCCAACCAGAAGATCTCCAAGGCCTCGGCCAAGACCATGGACGAGGAGTACCGCCGCCGCGCGCAGACCCTGGCCTCGGTCGACGAGATGATCACCGCGCTGCGGGCGCAGCTGACGGCCAGCGGCGTGGCCGACAACACCTACATCGTGTTCAGCTCCGACAACGGCTACCACATGGGTGAGCACAAGCTGGTCTCCGGCAAGATGACGGCGTTCGACACCGACATCAACGTGCCCCTGGTGGTGCTGGGCCCCGACGTCCCGGCCGGCCGGACCACCGACGCGATGGCCTCCAACATCGACCTGCGGCCGACGTTCACCGACATGGCCAACACCACCTCGCCCAGCCACATCGACGGGCAGAGCCTGGTGCCGCTGTGGAGCGGGGGCAGCACCCCGGTGACCGACCGGAAACAGCTGCTGGTCGAGCACAAGGGCATCGGGCTCGACGACAACGACCCGGACCAGGGCATCTTCCGCAGCCCGATCCCGCCGGACTACGCGGCCATCCGGTCCAAGGACTTCCTCTACGTCAAGTACAACAGCGGTGACCGCGAGTACTACGACCTGAAGAAAGACCCGAACGAGACCGACAACATCGCGGGCAGTCTGTCGGCGAAGCGGATCAAGCAGCTCGACGCCACGGTGCACAAGCTCCGCGCGTGCAGCGGGCAGAAGTCCTGCTCGAAGGCCGAGGCCCTGGGCTGA
- a CDS encoding sulfatase family protein translates to MKHPNIVFVLTDDMSLNMMKYAPAVQKMKKQGVTFQNYFVTNSLCCPSRSTIFTGKYPHHTGIKTNSLSSGGGYQVFKSKGLDRDTFATDLQKVGYRTAIMGKYMNEYQPGSTKKPTKSNPAGWDEWSLAASGYSGFDYNLNQNGKVKHYGSRARDYLTDVISRRGQDFIRRAAAADEPFLLELSVFTPHKPYVPAPRHQNLFKGLKAPRVKSYDRINKNVAAWASKKLTAAQKKKMDRQYRKRAQTMQAIDDMIVDVRAQLRRSGVADSTYLVFTSDNGYHMGEHSLISGKMTAYNTDIHVPLVVVGPDVPKGRKVTAMASNIDLRATFGDIANASTPKNVDGLSLAPLWRGQATKASARKYVLVEHTGPDYDRNDPDAGIFRSPNPPDYFALRSRKWLYVEYDNGRREYYDRVRDPSELKNIAGSLSARRLKKLHRLVVRAKKCEGQSACTTATS, encoded by the coding sequence GTGAAGCATCCGAACATCGTGTTCGTGCTGACCGACGACATGTCGCTGAACATGATGAAATACGCGCCGGCCGTGCAGAAGATGAAGAAGCAGGGAGTGACGTTCCAGAATTACTTCGTCACCAATTCCCTGTGCTGCCCGTCGCGCTCCACCATATTCACCGGGAAATACCCGCACCACACCGGGATCAAGACCAATTCGCTGTCCAGCGGCGGCGGTTATCAGGTGTTCAAGAGCAAGGGCCTGGACCGCGACACCTTCGCCACCGACCTCCAGAAGGTGGGCTACCGCACCGCGATCATGGGCAAGTACATGAACGAGTACCAGCCCGGCAGCACGAAGAAGCCGACGAAGAGCAATCCGGCCGGCTGGGACGAATGGTCACTGGCCGCGAGCGGATACAGCGGCTTCGACTACAACCTGAACCAGAACGGCAAGGTCAAGCACTACGGCAGCCGGGCCAGGGACTACCTGACCGACGTGATCTCGCGCCGGGGGCAGGATTTCATCAGGCGTGCCGCGGCGGCCGACGAGCCGTTCCTGCTGGAGCTGTCGGTGTTCACGCCGCACAAGCCGTACGTGCCGGCGCCGCGGCACCAGAATCTGTTCAAGGGCCTGAAGGCACCGCGGGTGAAGTCGTACGACCGGATCAACAAGAACGTGGCGGCCTGGGCGTCGAAGAAACTCACGGCCGCGCAGAAGAAGAAGATGGACCGGCAGTACCGCAAGCGGGCGCAGACCATGCAGGCGATCGACGACATGATCGTGGACGTGCGGGCCCAGCTGCGGCGCAGCGGCGTCGCCGACAGCACCTACCTCGTGTTCACGTCGGACAACGGCTACCACATGGGTGAGCACTCGCTGATCTCCGGCAAGATGACGGCCTACAACACCGACATCCACGTGCCGCTGGTGGTGGTCGGGCCGGACGTGCCGAAGGGCCGCAAGGTCACCGCGATGGCCTCGAACATCGACCTGCGGGCCACTTTCGGTGACATCGCGAACGCGTCCACCCCGAAGAACGTGGACGGGCTGAGCCTGGCGCCGCTGTGGCGGGGCCAGGCCACGAAGGCCTCCGCCCGCAAGTACGTGCTGGTCGAGCACACCGGCCCGGACTACGACAGGAACGACCCGGACGCCGGGATCTTCCGCAGCCCGAACCCGCCGGACTACTTCGCGCTGCGCAGCAGGAAGTGGCTCTACGTGGAGTACGACAACGGACGACGGGAGTACTACGACCGGGTGCGGGACCCGTCCGAGCTGAAGAACATCGCGGGCTCGCTGTCGGCCCGGCGGCTGAAGAAGCTGCACCGTCTGGTGGTCAGGGCGAAGAAGTGCGAAGGGCAGTCGGCCTGCACCACGGCCACCAGTTAG
- a CDS encoding NAD(P)/FAD-dependent oxidoreductase, which yields MSSTDVAIIGAGVIGTTLAAALVRRGRTVTLIEADRPGAGTSSNSYGWVNSHHKHPLEYHELNVQGVGAWRRLAEERPGVVAFTGHLEIAESQEHRRTLTGRTERLIGLGYPARWITAARARELTPVKMVDDALVALFEGEGHAFPARLIDELTREVGPVRRGTATAVEMQEDGVTVLLADGGEVDADVVVVCAGTGTEQLIASAGGALPLVPPRVDSPSFGYLADVRVPDHGVTALVTTDVLNLRPNGNGLLLVQALDLDGTAEPGVPAPAAVVREFGRRVAALLPGTSPRVVDVRVGHRVIPADGLSAAGPMAPGSRVWAVATHSGVTLAPWLAGVIAGELCGDEPDPRLAAFRPERFLMSSGNPDQAAPRVPGEQ from the coding sequence ATGAGTTCCACGGATGTCGCGATCATCGGGGCCGGCGTGATCGGCACCACCCTGGCCGCAGCCCTGGTGCGCCGGGGCCGCACGGTGACGCTGATCGAGGCGGACCGGCCCGGCGCGGGCACCAGCTCGAACAGCTACGGCTGGGTGAACAGCCACCACAAGCATCCGCTCGAATACCACGAGCTCAACGTGCAGGGGGTCGGGGCCTGGCGGCGGCTGGCCGAAGAACGGCCCGGCGTGGTCGCTTTCACCGGCCATCTGGAGATCGCCGAGAGCCAGGAGCACCGGCGCACCCTGACCGGGCGCACCGAGCGCCTGATCGGGCTGGGCTACCCGGCGCGCTGGATCACAGCGGCCCGGGCCCGTGAGCTCACACCGGTCAAAATGGTGGACGACGCCCTGGTGGCTCTGTTCGAGGGCGAGGGCCATGCCTTTCCCGCGCGCCTGATCGACGAGCTGACCAGGGAGGTGGGGCCGGTGCGGCGGGGCACCGCGACGGCGGTCGAGATGCAGGAAGACGGGGTGACCGTGCTCCTGGCCGACGGCGGGGAGGTGGACGCGGACGTCGTGGTGGTGTGCGCGGGCACCGGCACCGAGCAGCTGATCGCCTCGGCCGGGGGTGCGCTGCCGCTGGTGCCGCCCCGGGTCGACTCGCCGTCGTTCGGTTACCTGGCCGACGTGCGGGTGCCGGACCACGGCGTCACCGCACTGGTGACCACGGACGTCCTCAATCTGCGCCCCAACGGGAACGGGCTGCTGCTGGTGCAGGCGCTCGACCTGGACGGCACCGCCGAGCCCGGGGTGCCGGCCCCGGCGGCGGTGGTGCGGGAGTTCGGGCGGCGGGTGGCGGCGCTGCTGCCCGGCACGTCGCCGCGGGTGGTGGACGTGCGGGTGGGGCACCGGGTGATCCCGGCCGACGGGCTGAGCGCGGCCGGCCCGATGGCGCCCGGCTCGCGGGTGTGGGCGGTGGCCACGCACAGCGGGGTCACGCTGGCGCCCTGGCTGGCCGGGGTGATCGCCGGTGAGCTGTGCGGCGACGAGCCGGATCCCCGGCTGGCGGCGTTCCGGCCGGAGCGCTTCCTGATGTCCTCCGGGAACCCGGACCAGGCTGCTCCCCGGGTTCCCGGAGAGCAGTAG
- a CDS encoding GGDEF domain-containing protein, translating to MNGIRTTRRHAELLCRVGAELLNTPVTDATLIRMAGWGAMSDLVDDTPGLRAVRLARTAEGYGMGPWLGPFPDRPGALVVPAGADPDVPEVHEALNAAAGVTCTWLMITYPDIAPEVTMALGCPGHLDAAVVFTAQGILNQVMLAYRTSLLHAQLDQSHLHDGLTRLGNRQAFTEGLREALETRASDDTVLFIDLDDFTGVNDTHGHAFGDEVLLRVADLLREVVRGDDVVARLGSDEFAVLLHGIDRATAEQIADRIVFAVSTLMVDDARQVSLAAGIGVVAIEPGTDMAQLLVRADIALRAAKTRGRGQVQVFRPDLLPTGHE from the coding sequence ATGAACGGCATCAGGACGACCCGACGCCACGCGGAGTTGCTCTGCCGGGTGGGCGCCGAACTGCTCAACACCCCGGTCACCGACGCCACCCTGATCCGGATGGCCGGATGGGGCGCGATGAGCGACCTGGTCGACGACACCCCCGGCCTGCGCGCGGTGCGCCTGGCCCGCACCGCCGAGGGTTACGGAATGGGACCCTGGCTGGGGCCTTTCCCGGACCGGCCGGGTGCGCTGGTGGTGCCCGCCGGGGCGGATCCCGATGTGCCCGAGGTGCACGAGGCGCTGAACGCGGCCGCCGGGGTGACCTGCACCTGGCTGATGATCACCTACCCGGACATCGCCCCCGAGGTGACGATGGCCCTGGGCTGCCCGGGACATCTCGACGCCGCGGTGGTGTTCACCGCGCAGGGCATCCTGAACCAGGTGATGCTGGCCTACCGCACCAGCCTGCTGCACGCCCAGCTGGACCAGAGCCATCTGCACGACGGCCTCACCCGGCTGGGCAACCGGCAGGCCTTCACCGAGGGCCTGCGTGAGGCCCTGGAGACCCGGGCCTCCGACGACACCGTGCTGTTCATCGACCTCGACGACTTCACCGGGGTCAACGACACCCACGGCCACGCCTTCGGCGACGAGGTGCTGCTGCGGGTCGCCGACCTGCTGCGCGAGGTGGTGCGCGGCGACGACGTGGTCGCCCGCCTGGGCAGCGACGAGTTCGCCGTGCTGCTGCACGGAATCGACCGGGCCACGGCCGAGCAGATCGCCGACCGGATCGTGTTCGCCGTGTCGACCCTGATGGTGGACGACGCCAGGCAGGTGTCGCTCGCCGCCGGCATCGGCGTGGTCGCGATCGAGCCCGGCACCGACATGGCCCAGCTGCTGGTGCGCGCGGACATCGCCCTGCGCGCCGCGAAAACCCGTGGCCGGGGTCAGGTTCAGGTGTTCCGCCCGGATCTGCTGCCCACCGGCCACGAGTGA